From one Lolium rigidum isolate FL_2022 chromosome 4, APGP_CSIRO_Lrig_0.1, whole genome shotgun sequence genomic stretch:
- the LOC124706666 gene encoding argininosuccinate synthase, chloroplastic yields the protein MERTSTTTARGVSCVVASGKEHAATTTGDEKKGGLRGKLKKVVLAYSGGLDTSVIVPWLRENYGCEVVCFTADVGQGDIEMEGLEKKAKASGASQLVVKNLQEEFVGEYIFPCLRAGAVYERKYLLGTSMARPVIAKAMVDVAKEVGADAVAHGCTGKGNDQVRFELTFYALNPELKVVAPWREWDITGREDAIEYAKKHNVPVPVSKKSIYSRDRNLWHLSHEGDILEDPANEPKEDMYMMSVSPENAPSKPEYLEIGIVAGVPTSINGKDLSPASLLAKLNEIGGKHGIGRIDMVENRLVGMKSRGVYETPGGTIMAAAVRELESLTLDRETMQWKDMLALKYAELVYAGRWFDPLRQSMDAFMETITATTTGSVTLKLYKGSVNVASRKSPYSLYREDISSFENGEIYNQADAEGFIRLYGLPTRVRAMLEKGI from the exons ATGGAGAGGACGTCGACGACGACGGCCCGAG GTGTTAGTTGTGTAGTGGCAAGCGGGAAAGAGCATGCAGCAACTACGACTGGTGATGAAAAGAAAGGTGGACTGCGTGGCAAGCTAAAAAAAGTTGTTCTAGCTTACAGTGGTGGCCTGGATACATCAGTAATTGTTCCGTGGCTCAG AGAGAACTATGGCTGTGAAGTCGTCTGCTTCACTGCTGATGTTGGCCAG GGTGACATTGAAATGGAAGGATTGGAGAAAAAGGCAAAAGCTAGTGGTGCAAGCCAGCTTGTTGTAAAGAACTTACAAGAAGAATTTGTTGGTGAATATATATTCCCCTGCCTGCGTGCTGGTGCAGTTTACGAAAGGAAGTATCTTCTTGGGACTTCAATGGCTAGGCCTGTTATTGCTAAG GCAATGGTTGATGTTGCCAAGGAAGTTGGTGCAGATGCAGTTGCTCATGGGTGCACTGGAAAGGGCAATGATCAG GTTCGCTTTGAGCTGACATTTTATGCCTTAAATCCGGAACTTAAAGTGGTGGCACCCTGGAGGGAATGGGATATCACAGGACGTGAAGATGCAATTGAGTATGCGAAGAAACACAACGTGCCAGTTCCAGTTTCAAAGAAATCGATATACAGCCGAGACAGAAATTTGTGGCACCTTAGCCATGAG GGTGACATTTTGGAAGATCCAGCAAATGAGCCAAAAGAAGATATGTATATGATGTCTGTTTCTCCTGAAAATGCACCTTCAAAACCTGA GTACCTGGAGATCGGTATAGTTGCTGGTGTTCCTACTTCTATCAATGGAAAGGACCTCTCACCAGCATCTCTTCTTGCCAAGCTCAATGAAATCGGTGGAAAGCACGGTATCGGGCGTATTGACATGGTGGAAAACCGCCTCGTGGGGATGAAGTCCCGTGGTGTCTACGAGACCCCTGGTGGCACCATCATGGCAGCGGCGGTCCGTGAGCTGGAGTCCCTAACACTGGACAGGGAGACAATGCAGTGGAAGGATATGCTCGCCCTCAAGTACGCTGAGCTTGTCTATGCTGGGCGCTGGTTCGACCCGCTCCGGCAGTCCATGGACGCGTTCATGGAGACGATCACAGCGACGACGACCGGTTCTGTGACCCTGAAGCTGTACAAGGGCTCGGTGAACGTTGCGTCCCGGAAGAGCCCCTATAGCCTGTACAGGGAAGACATCTCTTCGTTTGAGAATGGAGAGATCTACAACCAGGCTGATGCCGAGGGTTTCATCAGGCTGTACGGTCTTCCCACCCGAGTTCGCGCAATGCTGGAGAAGGGTATCTAA
- the LOC124706667 gene encoding putative leucine-rich repeat receptor-like serine/threonine-protein kinase At2g14440 has translation MLRLLAALLLLPLAAGQRFRGFSYLLDCGAPAATTDTRDLRWDPDAPYITAGTARALPLQGLLDPTLATLREFPRRAGAKYCYEFPVDPNRRYILRPTFFYGTASSPPPPAFDLIVDGTFWTAVDTAGDRLAGSASRYEAVFPAAGRSMAFCLGANPNYTDAGPFINALQVIQIDDPVYNATDFRTSAMGLIARTKFGSTGQVERYPDDSFDRHWQPFPDSKHAVSSTHNVTSGDFWNLPPPDVFNTALVAEQNAPLVLQWPPIPLQNDSYYVALYFADTLDDNSRTFDVNINDYRFYENLTVTSAGHSVFATQWILSGLTRVILSSKSGLPPLINAGEVFGLFPIGRLTITRDALALESVKRSLQNTPDDWIGDPCMPHGYAWTGVTCQEGLNIRVISLNLSSMGISGSLSPEIANLTALTDLSFANNSLSGPIPDLIKLGKLQRLHLHDNKLNGTILQTLGRIQTLRELFLQGNNMTGAVPQNLLNNNGLTSRFLPGNNFFPRPPR, from the exons ATGCTGCGtctcctcgccgccctcctcctcctccccctcgccgccggccaGCGATTCCGCGGCTTCTCCTACCTCCTCGACTGCGGCGCGCCAGCCGCCACCACCGACACCCGCGACCTCCGCTGGGACCCCGACGCCCCCTACATCACCGCTGGCACCGCCCGCGCGCTCCCGCTGCAGGGCCTGCTCGACCCGACCCTCGCCACCCTCCGCGAGTTCCCGCGCCGCGCCGGCGCCAAGTACTGCTACGAGTTCCCCGTCGACCCCAACCGCCGCTACATCCTCCGCCCCACCTTCTTCTACGGcaccgcctcctcgccgccgccgcccgcgttcGACCTGATCGTCGACGGCACCTTCTGGACCGCCGTCGACACCGCCGGCGACAGGCTCGCCGGCAGCGCCTCGCGCTACGAGGCCGTCTTCCCGGCCGCGGGCAGGAGCATGGCCTTCTGCCTCGGCGCCAACCCTAACTACACCGACGCCGGGCCTTTCATCAACGCGCTGCAGGTGATACAGATTGACGATCCGGTCTACAACGCCACCGATTTCCGGACCAGCGCCATGGGGCTCATCGCGCGCACCAAGTTTGGCTCCACTGGCCAAGTCGAGAG GTACCCTGATGACAGTTTTGACCGCCATTGGCAGCCATTTCCAGACAGCAAACATGCAGTCAGTAGTACCCACAATGTTACATCGGGTGATTTCTGGAATCTGCCACCTCCTGATGTGTTTAATACAGCTTTGGTAGCAGAACAGAATGCTCCCTTGGTGTTGCAATGGCCTCCAATACCTCTCCAGAATGATAGCTATTATGTTGCTCTTTACTTTGCTGATACATTAGATGATAATTCGAGGACGTTTGATGTGAATATAAATGATTATCGCTTTTACGAAAATCTGACAGTAACATCAGCTGGCCATTCTGTGTTTGCAACACAATGGATTCTCTCAGGCCTAACCAGAGTTATATTGTCTTCCAAGTCTGGTCTTCCGCCACTTATCAATGCTGGTGAAGTCTTTGGACTTTTTCCCATAGGAAGACTGACAATTACACGGGATG CACTTGCTCTGGAAAGTGTAAAGAGAAGCCTTCAAAATACACCTGATGATTGGATTGGAGATCCATGTATGCCTCATGGATATGCTTGGACTGGAGTTACATGTCAGGAAGGACTGAATATACGTGTCATATCATT GAACTTATCAAGTATGGGCATCTCTGGATCTCTATCACCTGAAATTGCAAACCTGACCGCGCTTACTGATCT ATCTTTTGCAAACAATAGCTTGTCTGGACCTATTCCTGATCTCATCAAACTGGGCAAACTCCAACGACT GCACCTGCATGATAACAAGCTGAATGGAACAATACTTCAGACGTTGGGGAGAATTCAGACCTTGCGTGAACT ATTCTTGCAAGGCAATAATATGACTGGAGCAGTTCCACAGAACTTGCTGAACAATAATGGGTTGACTAGCCG ATTTCTTCCGGGCAATAACTTCTTCCCGAGACCACCACGCTGA